One genomic region from Rosa rugosa chromosome 1, drRosRugo1.1, whole genome shotgun sequence encodes:
- the LOC133721735 gene encoding casein kinase II subunit alpha-like: MAIRPCLEFTVSNHHKLLSRYLNRPSCSSFLPLPASHSKPLLRRIASSATPVTRPQRPLYPPTETLAQKICKSIRRPGAASKARIYSDVNVIRPKEYWDYEALTVQWGEQDDYEVVRKVGRGKYSEVFEGVHCTDNEKCIIKILKPVKKKKIKREIKILQNLCGGPNIVKLLDIVRDQQSKTPSLIFEYVNNTDFKVLYPTLSDYDIRYYIYELLKALDYCHSQGIMHRDVKPHNVMIDHEQRKLRLIDWGLAEFYHPEKEYNVRVASRYFKGPELLVDLQDYDYSLDLWSLGCMFAGMIFRKEPFFYGHDNYDQLVKIAKVLGTDELNAYLHKYRIELDPHLGALVGRHSRKPWTKFINVDNQHLTVPEAIDFVDKLLRYDHQERPTAKEAMAHPYFYPIRNAESSRTRTQ, from the exons ATGGCCATAAGGCCCTGCTTGGAATTCACCGTCTCCAACCACCACAAGCTCCTCTCTCGATACCTCAACCGCCCTTCTTGTTCCTCCTTTCTCCCTCTTCCGGCCTCTCACTCCAAGCCGCTCCTCCGCCGCATCGCTTCGTCGGCGACTCCAGTCACGCGCCCTCAGCGGCCGCTCTACCCGCCCACCGAAACCCTGGCGCAGAAGATCTGTAAATCGATTCGCCGCCCCGGCGCCGCCTCGAAGGCCCGGATATACTCCGATGTCAACGTCATCCGCCCCAAGGAGTACTGGGACTACGAAGCCCTCACCGTCCAATGGGG GGAGCAGGACGATTACGAGGTGGTGAGGAAGGTTGGGAGAGGAAAATACAGTGAGGTGTTCGAGGGGGTTCACTGTACAGATAACGAGAAATGTATCATCAAGATTCTCAAACCTGttaaaaagaagaag ATTAAGAGGGAGATTAAAATATTGCAAAATCTTTGTGGAGGCCCAAATATTGTGAAGTTGCTTGATATCGTCAGAGACCAGCAATCAAAGACGCCAAGTCTTATTTTTGAATATGTGAATAATACAGATTTTAAAGTTCTGTATCCAACACTTTCAGACTATGACATACGATACTACATCTATGAACTTCTCAAG GCTTTGGATTATTGCCACTCGCAAGGTATTATGCATCGAGATGTGAAACCCCATAATGTTATGATTGATCATGAGCAGCGTAAGCTTCGCCTTATAGATTGGGGCCTTGCAGAGTTCTACCATCCTGAGAAAGAATATAATGTTCGGGTTGCTTCAAG GTATTTCAAAGGTCCTGAGCTTCTTGTCGATTTACAAGATTATGACTATTCTTTGGACTTGTGGAGTCTCGGTTGTATGTTTGCTGGAATG ATATTTCGTAAGGAGCCATTCTTCTATGGACATGATAACTATGATCAGCTAGTGAAAATAGCAAAG GTACTTGGAACTGATGAATTAAATGCTTATCTACACAAGTATCGCATAGAGTTGGATCCACATCTTGGTGCTCTTGTGGGGAG GCATAGCAGGAAACCATGGACAAAATTCATTAATGTTGATAATCAGCATTTAACGGTTCCTGAG GCCATCGATTTTGTAGACAAGTTGCTTCGTTATGATCACCAGGAAAGGCCAACTGCAAAAGAAGCAATG GCCCATCCTTACTTCTACCCAATTAGAAATGCAGAAAGCAGCAGAACTCGCACCCAATAG